A stretch of Candidatus Gorgyraea atricola DNA encodes these proteins:
- the rplJ gene encoding 50S ribosomal protein L10 translates to MAKLSMECKKMMVEEISSRLNDSDTMIVTSYKGLSAQNLNELRRELRGVSGEYLVVKDSMLKRALTNEPSKKIVELVKGEAGIAVDRKGDAAYILKVLVKFAKDHKVLQIRGGIVNGDSVSSDDIKQLAALPSREVLLARLANVLNAPIQGLAGALNAIICKVVYVLNAVKDKKGQGTSDKGQGQVEEKAEEKKEEVQLENKEETQPEKKEESGPENKEASNG, encoded by the coding sequence ATGGCTAAGTTATCAATGGAATGTAAAAAAATGATGGTTGAGGAAATATCCAGTCGTCTTAACGACTCAGATACTATGATAGTTACCAGTTACAAGGGGCTTAGTGCCCAGAATTTGAACGAATTGCGTAGGGAGCTAAGGGGTGTTTCAGGCGAATATTTGGTTGTTAAGGATTCAATGCTAAAGCGCGCCCTTACAAATGAACCCAGCAAAAAGATAGTGGAATTAGTCAAGGGTGAGGCAGGCATAGCAGTAGATAGAAAAGGGGACGCCGCCTATATATTAAAGGTACTTGTAAAATTCGCAAAGGATCATAAGGTCCTGCAAATCCGCGGTGGCATAGTAAATGGTGATTCTGTTTCCAGTGACGATATTAAACAGCTCGCAGCGCTTCCTTCAAGAGAAGTATTGCTAGCTAGACTGGCAAATGTGCTCAATGCGCCAATCCAAGGATTGGCTGGAGCTTTAAATGCTATTATATGCAAGGTGGTATATGTGCTTAATGCGGTAAAGGATAAGAAGGGACAAGGGACAAGTGACAAGGGACAAGGTCAGGTAGAAGAAAAAGCTGAAGAGAAAAAAGAAGAGGTTCAACTAGAGAATAAAGAGGAAACGCAACCTGAGAAAAAAGAAGAGAGCGGACCAGAAAACAAGGAGGCATCAAATGGCTGA
- the rplL gene encoding 50S ribosomal protein L7/L12 translates to MADEKKIEEMLGTIETMSVLGLSNLVKSIEEKFGVTAQAPVVAAVAGAGAAGAAAEEEKTTFTVVLAAAGDKKIQVIKEIRTITSLGLKEAKDLVEGAPKTVKEGVGKEEAEEVKKKLEAQGAKVELK, encoded by the coding sequence ATGGCTGACGAAAAGAAAATCGAAGAAATGCTTGGCACGATCGAGACAATGTCTGTTCTAGGGCTGTCAAATCTTGTTAAGTCGATCGAAGAGAAATTCGGCGTAACTGCTCAGGCACCTGTAGTGGCAGCAGTAGCTGGCGCAGGCGCAGCAGGAGCCGCAGCTGAAGAGGAAAAGACTACCTTTACAGTGGTGCTGGCTGCAGCAGGCGACAAGAAGATCCAGGTCATAAAAGAGATCCGCACTATCACAAGCCTTGGCCTTAAAGAGGCAAAGGACCTTGTAGAAGGCGCGCCAAAGACAGTAAAAGAAGGCGTTGGCAAAGAAGAAGCCGAAGAAGTAAAGAAAAAACTCGAAGCACAAGGCGCAAAAGTAGAGTTGAAATAA